The stretch of DNA AACAAAgtctttaaaattaatgaataaCCATAtacttgaaaaaagaaaaaaaaccccttggcttattttgtcaaaatacacaaacaaatTGCTAAGAAGTACTGTTCCCAATTAATGTATTGCTTGGTAACGCTAGACACTATTCTAGTGCTGATAATCATTCTCCTGACTTTGTGTCCCTATAAATTTTTATCCCTACCAGCCTTAGACGCTGGTACTCAGATTCTTCCTCTTGTGCCAGTCACAGTGATGGCAGAAGTAACTAGTAGTTACTGATACACATTAACTGTCTCATGCGCCATCCTTGCATGCTGTCTCCTATCTAAAACTGAGACAGCTGACTATGCTACACAGTCCATATTTTTCAGTCTACTCAAGCTATTTGAAAGCCACtatataaacaaaaatactgCAGTACACTATCAAGTGTGTATTTCAAGCATGCTGTTGGACAGTTTTAAAATTCCCTCAGAGTTAACTCTGTAAGACTATCTTATTCTTGTCTAGGTTAACACTGCGATGTTAATGTCAGTACTACTCAAATCAGTCTTGGaaaaaatgataattttttctttatttcttagtTCTTCTATAATTTTCTTACAAACTTTTAAAAGcctttgttgcttttcttaacCTTTCATTACTCTAAGGCGATACAGTCTGAAATTAATATCGACACTAAACCAATGACATTACTGATTTTACAAAAAAGGGCAGGTTGAACAACAGCAGTGAGATTAGTAACACTTTTGATTAGAAATATTAGTGACTGATAAAGCTAATGAGAATTAGCCCCAAAATCTAGATTATGAATCTTTGTCTGATAGTACTATACTGAACACTGTATTAATGCAaggttttttaatttacttattCTGCAAGTAATGAAGACACATATGCTAAGATAAGgagttaataaaaaatatattagtaAGGAAAATCTGCATACCAGAGCTGCCATGGCCCAGCCAGTTTTGTTGTAGATGAACTCCAAGTTATTTCTTCGCAGGTACAACAATCCACCAACAAGAGATACCAGAAGAGCCAGTGCAATTGTACCAGAATAGTTAGGAGGCCTGAACACTCTAATCtggaaaacataaatgaaaacacagattgCAATAAATGCATACATACAGCTTGTCctatatataaataaacaggGAGTACCTGAAATCTGGTTTCAGCATCAGAAAGACTAAACCCTAATCTTATAtttaactaagaaaaaaatagtacttCCTTTAATACATACATAATTGGAAACAAGTTTTAAGCATCATACTGAGTTGCTAAATtccaaaatgttatttcttcaaCACATTTGCAGGGTGTCTGGATTAGAAGCACCTACCTTTGGATCTATCTGGTTTGTAGAAGGTTTGCATTATATAAGATTTACTTATTAACAACTAAATATCACAGTATCACTACCTGTTTTCATCCAAAATAAGACTACATACAATTCAACAAAGCAGGAATGGAATATAATCTGCAAAACTGCATAAATTGCCACACAAAGACACATTTGATTTCAACTTTTAAAATTGATGAAAGACTTACATGAACATCTGTTCTGTCAGCTATCCATTTAGCTAGCTGCTCAGCTGCAAAGCCAATTCTCTGCAGGTCGAACGTGTCAGCTCTCTTGGGTTTACCTTTTGGAGGAAAATGCATGAAAGTCGGAGCAGAGTTCATGTTCAGctacaaaaacagaaaaataataggaaaaaatattgtaactCTACCCCCAAAAAATTTTACCTTTTACATACATGACAGCACAAGCCTAATCAGCATGGGAAGTAGTATTTTCCTCTACACATTACTCTCTTTTTATACATCTTCAAGTATAgtcctgcaaaaaaaataatattccttCCAGTAGATTGGGATGTTTAATTATTCAGAGTATTTCACCCCCAAACTTTTCTGAGCATCTTAAGCTTTAAAGTTCTTATACACTGGAAGAACTTTCCTGTAAGTAGTAAAACAGAGACCCCACATCCACTCAATCTGTTCAAGTATATTTGGCTATAATTCTAGGGCAGGAAAATAGTGTGACACTGTTTCTCTTGCCTTATACAATGTTAACTAGCCTTCCATTCGCTTCAAGACACACTACCCAATGGTGACTAGTCTTTTTTGAATTCAGATAGGCCTAGGTAACTAGCTTAGACTACATAACTTGCCCTATAAATTACACAACCGTGTTGATGTCACTGGAACTATTCacagtatatataaaaaaaaaacccaaacaaagatgataaacaaatatatttatattttccacTTTAAATTTGACTTCAACTTTGGTATAGGAGAATATAAGTGTACTATATCAAATTCCTCCATATTCAGTCCATCTTAGAAACAGTGCagcaaaacacttgaaaaacTTAACATAGAGTCATAAACAAAATCAGCGCAATAATTAAAGATGATGCAATATGGAGAGCTTTAAATAACAAAGGCAGAGTAAACCTGTTTGTTTCATTACTGCAAAATGAACTTTATCACACTACCAAAACTCAACATTTAATCAAGtacagaactgaacagaaatcaccagctactaaaatattttacatctaAGCAAAAAGTAGCCCACTTCTTTAGTAAACTGATttggaaataagaaagaaagactAATATAAATGTTGTTAAATAGtttaatgaagtattttataAGATACGTATATGTTCTGACATTGTATAGAGTTTGAGGGCAGCTGCTCTTCAACTGCTTTGTCATTTCTCtacaaacagaataaaacctAAAAAATCAGTCCCATGACTTTTGAGGTGTTTAATGCTATGGCATCCATATTACATGCCTTGTTTGTACACAAAAACATAAAGCAAGCCTAAACCACACCTTTAAATCCACCTTTAAATAGCCATTAGTATCACCTATCCTTAACGCTGTATTTCTCAAACACAGTCAAAAACTTACCTATTTTATCTGTCTTGCTTTTACATTAAATACATACCACCCGAAATAAACTGAATCTGTACTCTTGTACACAAGGACTAAGTTGGACTGGACTATTCCAAAATGTATTGACTGGCTTAGGCAAGACCAAACAACATTTTGCATTACTGTAACCATGTAGGATAATGCAAAATGACTTTAAAGCTTATTTGAACTAAattttttaaggcaaaatcATAAGCCGTTAAACATTCTTTACACAACACATTCTCAGATCtcaactggaagaaaaaatatttactaaaCAGTAATTAGACttttttaatttagtatttcaaaaacaaatataaattttttggaaaggaccttaagatcatctagttccaaccccctgccatgggcaggggcacctcacactaaaccatatcacccaaggcttcatccaacctggtcttgaacactgccagggatggagcattcactacctccctgggcaacccattccagtacctcaccaccctaacagtaaagaatttcttccttatatccagtctaaacttctgctgtttaagtttcaacccattatcccttgtcctatcactacagtccctaatgaatagtccctccccagcatccctgtaggcccccttcagatactggaaggctgctatgaggtctccacacagccttctccaggctgaacatatCAGAGAAATGCATGTCGGtacttattatttcttttcaagtgaTGTGTTTCACCCTGGTGACTCAAGAGTGGATCATAGATTGTTCTCCAACAGTTGATTTTTCactcttcaaagcagaaaatctAAACCAGCCTTTTTCCTATTCCTTGAACAACTTCCAGACTAACACAAATATTACTGGAGTTGAAGAATATTGTATTatataaaagcaattaaaaagctCTTTTACTTAAAAAGCGTTTTTCCCCTAAtgataaaataaaggaaatctttaaatgcaaatgttaaTTACACTCACTTAAttcaaataaattacattaattatGGGTTGAAAAATAGTTTGCATACATATAATGTATCGTATAAATAAACATTATAAACAGCATCTGGAAAATACTAGAAGTGGCTACAGGTATAATCTATCATTGCTAATGTCACAGAAACCCTAATGCCTGATGTTTTTAACCAGAAAGAACTTGTGTACAACACACGGAGGTACATACctacacacagaaaataatttattttgtatcaGTTGGCAAATCAACATATAGTTCTAAAAATTAATAATGGTTTACAATATTCAACATTTACCTGTTGAAAAACATCTGCACCTTCATCATAATCCACTATTGTGAAAAATAGTTTGTTTGAGAAAGCAGATGAATAGCGCCATGAATTAGCCAGCACTTGATATTCTTCATTAGCTTgcctgcaaaggaaaagaaacaaaggtaCATCCATTTGCTGGATATTTGTACATGGCATTTGCTGGCAAGAATGATTCTATAACTAGCTGCAGCAGTCAGATGAATTACACTTGCAGCAGTACCATTCTCAACTCCCATATTATTAAAAAGTTCCAGCTAGCTATGCAACTTTTTGCTTCAAACTTATCTTCTCCAAAATTAAGTGTTAAGTCAAAGTATGGCACAGAAACCCCAAGATGATGTTAACAAAAATGaatattttccatatttaacAGTCTCAGAGAAGAGAAGTAGCCTGAATAGCATGCATCACATAATCTGCTAACAGATCCATGTAAGGACATGCTTATGTGACCCTCAAGTATAATATCAGGAGAAGAATTCTGAAATCCCTTTCCAGAAAAGACATCCTCTAAACACACAACCACAGAACCATAAAACCACAGGTTCTACCTCAGGAAAAATCTATAGCAATGAataattcagaggaaaaagaaagaaaagaaaaaaagattgaaaaaCAATCTGAAAGGATCCTTGCAGTACTTTGGGCTTTCCACAGGCTCTTTTGCTAATTATTTTATCAAAGGAActaaagtattttatattactaattaaacataaaattataGTATATTACTAACTGTACCTGCGTAAAGTCCAAAAAAGGTTATACCACATGACAATTTCTCTTTGCATGTGGTAAGATGCAGAAACAGCATGAATAAATGTATTCTGcagttttttttcaaaaaattgTTTCAATAAAACCAGTTCCATGTGTCTGATGGTGCAGGACActttatttaaaagctgtagATGCAAAAATCTGTTTGCTGCAAGAGAAACTCAGCACTAAACATACATTATACATATTGTAGCTCGAGAGAACAAAGAGGCGGAaagggaatcatagaatagttagggttggaaaggaccttaagatcatctagttccaacccccctgccatgggcagggacacctcacactaaaccatgtcatccaaggctctgcccaacctggactttaacactgccagggatggagcattcacaatttccttggTAAGGGCACATCGAATGACAGGACCACagatgcagagaagagattcagagcagccctgtggagaaggacttgggggtgtt from Melopsittacus undulatus isolate bMelUnd1 unplaced genomic scaffold, bMelUnd1.mat.Z mat_scaffold_343_arrow_ctg1, whole genome shotgun sequence encodes:
- the LOC117438453 gene encoding tumor suppressor candidate 3-like, with amino-acid sequence MDVPLFLFLCRQANEEYQVLANSWRYSSAFSNKLFFTIVDYDEGADVFQQLNMNSAPTFMHFPPKGKPKRADTFDLQRIGFAAEQLAKWIADRTDVHIRVFRPPNYSGTIALALLVSLVGGLLYLRRNNLEFIYNKTGWAMAALCVVFAMTSGQMWNHIRGPPYAHKNPQNGQVVS